One Gossypium arboreum isolate Shixiya-1 chromosome 13, ASM2569848v2, whole genome shotgun sequence genomic window, AAAAAATaaacttggacaaaaaataagACTCATTTTCTAAACGAGTCGGGGTTGGGTAGGATATTCGGCCTGGGCTCAATCCGAATCAATTATTTTGTTGTTGTTTCACTGTTGTTTTATTGTCATTTCACtgttattttgctatcatttcattattatattgTTACTATTCTGTTATTATAATTTGAATGTTGTATAGCTcctgttttattattaattttgttactattttagagtcATTTGCTTTCTAAGTTGAACCTATATTAGGATTATTTAAGCATAAATAttaaatactttttaaaatttattttcaattattgagaaatatttattttaatattttagtgtattcgatatattatatttttaaaatttgttcttatattaaaaaaataatctaaaaattttgaATACAGACAGGTCAAGTCGGGCTTaggttaaaattttttaatttagactaagcttggacaaaattttaagtCATTTTAAGAATGAACCAGGTCAAGCCTGAAAAATAAGCCTAAAATTTTGTATCGACATGACTCGACCCATTATCAAGTTTAGATCCAACCCACCCATCTATGCTTTAGCTTTGACTAAAACGGCACCGTATGTCCCTTGATTGAAAAGAGAAGGGTTTTTGGTATGGGGGTTTTTGAATTTGGATCGTTATTGGCCAGGCATTCGTTGAATTCTCCTTCTTCAAGCTTGCAAAAAAAGACTGTTCCCCAACATTAATCGATGTGGTATTTATGTGTGTTTTACCACAGGCTGCTCGATTACCGGAAACCCGAAGTCGAGTCCCTGGCTGACCTTTTCGGAGCTTTCGAAGACAAACGGCGCCCTGGTAACCGAGTTCTACAATGGCGGCTACCTCAACACCATCACCCCGACTCCCCTTTCTATTTCGTCGACTTGCCTTCCGAGGACGTGGCCAAGAACATCGCCAATCGAAGTAAGTACTGCCGCCACTTcctatttctttcattttaaaaaatGTCTTTTAGTCAAATTGTGGTTTTAGTCCCTCTACTATACTTAAACTTGGAATTTAGTCTTTTACTTTAGTTTGGCATAGTCTGATAATTCTAATAATTAACAGCGATTATCCTCACAATTAAAATGCTGATTTAGATTTTTTTTCCCCATAAAATGATAAAAACACATCTGAAAAAAAATAAATCTATTTGGATAACTTACATGATTTCATTAGTGAATGTAACTGGAATGTCCCTCTATTATAGAGACCAGATCAAATTATAAATGGATCAATTTAGTACATGCACTATTAAAAAGAATCCAATGATTCTGGATTCTAAATTTCGAGGAGTTATATTTTGAAAGCTTTTTATGATTCTGCAAACAGAACATTTTGTTTGGAGTTAAACTgcaaataaggaaaaaaaaactaTGTCATTTTTTAAATAGTAAATGTTAACTTGTTACAAATTGgtcttatttgatttttttttttaatagaatagggattaaattgatccatttaatagTAAAGGGACTAATTTGATCTAGTCCTTATAATAGATGGACTTAGCATATACTTTAACCTTATTTCGTTTATATTTTAATTGCAATAGTTAATGGTATTTAGTTATTTGGAATAAAATCATAGTTAGAGCAATATAAAAGTATATTATGCTAAAACTAGAGGAATGGTTAGCGGTGTTAGTTAATATTttgaaagtaaaataatggattataCCACAGGCTGTAGTTTAAGGTTGTAGTGATCTCATCTGAGGGTGGGAACACAAGTTTGAATCTTGGAAGCGCACTTGTTGGGAATACTTTAACTCTCGGGTCGATAAGGACTATTCTTAAGTTCAATATGACTTGAGGACACCCTGGGTTTACACACAAAGAAGGATTGAATTATAATATGATTAAATTCCAATTTTGAGCAGAATAGAGGGACCAAAATCATagtttgaactttttttttcattctaagAAGTTTTGTGAATCCCTTTGTAGGTATACTTGTGAAGGGAATATATGAACTTTGGGGAGAAGGAGGTAGCTATGAGGAGCTTGAAGAGGCTGTTAAAAGCTACCCTGATGAGCGAAAGTTGCCATATTTGGGGTCTGAAAGTACGTTTAAGATTACCGTGGATAGTTTTGGGAAGGTTATGAGCCTTCTGGAGCAGAATGAACGGATTCGGGGGCTTTCATATATTTCTTTTAAGGTTTGGTTCTTAATATGATTTTCTTGATCCTGAAGTTTGCTTTGAATGACCGGTTTCCTTTGGAACATTAAAGCCATAGCTGGGGCATGTAGagtaaaaggaaaaataaaatgttataatatgtTACTCGGACTCGTGAGTGAGTGTTCTGATACAGGCATGTATTTGGAGGATCCTTGGAGTTTGTATCCTATATCAGGTACTTCAAGAAGAATTAGAATCCGAGCAACAAAGatgttatattttcatattttggtGCTTTTTCTTTAATTGTATTTTATGTTACTTGACTCATGGTGAATGTTGGATGGGCATGTGTCTAGCACATGTatgctttgttttctttttaagttttacCATATCTCCGAATATGTATAGAACGCATATTGAAATGAAGTCTGGAGGTAGATAGATCGTCTTTGCTATGGTAACTGTAATCAACATGTTTGCAGGGTCGAGTTAATTTAAAGAACCCCGATCACAATTTCTGGCTCATGGAAACTGATGACATTGCAACTAATAATGGACTTCCACCGGTAGCACAAAGGAGAATATTCTTCGGTAGGGAAGTTGGTGGAGCAGATAGGAAGCTTCTCCCCACGTATCAGTTGAAAAGCCGAAATTATCTTGGACCAACAGCAATGGATGCGGAAATGGCTTTCTTAATGGCCAATCAAGCGCAGGCTGCGCCTGGGAAACTTGTATATGACCCCTTTGTTGGCACGGGGAGCATTCTGGTTTCAGCAGCTCACTTTGGAGCAATGACAATGgtgttttattttcttattttagtcTGATTTATTCTTCATCccattgcttattattattattattattattattggaaatcATACGGGACTGTTTGAATTCATCCAGGGTGCTGATATTGACATCCGAGTGGTGCGTGATGGGCGCGGCCCTGACCGTAATGTTTGGAGCAACTTCAAACAGGTGAATCTGCAATATAACTAGCAATACCTTTTTCCTGAAACCCACCTGCAAATAGTTCTGCATGAGATTACATGCTCATTTGCCCTGCATCTTTTTAGTACGGATTGCCGATGCCAATTGCTTTGTTGAGGGCGGATAACAACCTTCCTCCTTGGCGTCCTGGATTAAAGGAGGTAATTTCTTGTAAAAATTGCTTGCTTTTGAATATGTTTGTGCCTTCTTTATTCGTATTTGAATTTGATTTGTTCCATCTAGGCATTGTTTTGATTGAAATACAAAAACACAGTATGTGGCTGGTACATTTGCTTAATTCGCTATGTCATCATAATCAGTCATTCATTAATGGGTAAACAACTAAAAGAGCCCTTGGACTAGTTTACTTTTGCTAAATAAGCCCCTTATACTTTTCTTGTACCCAAATAAGCCCCTATATATACCTTATTAGGGTACAAGTTAAAGATTATAGACTTATTTGGGTGTAAATAAAGGTATAAGGGCTTATCTAAATAAATTGACAAAGTTCAAAGGTTTATTTTGTGAGGGAAAAGGCAATCTTTGCTATCCATTTACTGTCATATATTCTGAAATTTACTTGTATGATGTTTTCGCTCTGCTTTGACATAGGTGTTTGATGCAATAATTTGTGATCCTCCATATGGAGTTCGAGCTGGTGGACGGAAATCTGGAGGCCGGAAATTGCTCAAGGGGGTTATTGGCCCTTACACTGTTCCAGATGACAAAAGGGCAGACCATATACCTTCAACTGCGCCTTACAGCTTAGCTGAGTGTGTGCATGACTTGCTTGACCTTGCTGCTAGGATGCTTGTAATTGGTGGCAGGCTCGTATTCTTTTATCCCGTGTCGAGAGAAGAAGACTCGTGCGAAGATCATTTCCCTGAGCATCCATGTTTCGAGTTGGTTGCCACTTCAGAACAGATACTCAGCTCACGATACAGTCGGGTTTTACTCACCATGGTAAAGACGTCCTCGTACACCGAGGAACTTGCGTTGGCAGCTTGGATGAAACATTTGGAGTTCAAGGCGAATCATTCCAAGTGGTTGGAAGAAGGTAAAAATCTTCACTCTTCTGTTTTCAGTCCAGCAGATGTTCATCACTCTGGTGATTCAAAACTGAGCAAAGAATCAAAGCGCAAATATAGAGGGAAATACGTGTAATATCTTTGCTGTTGTTTTAGGGGCTATATTTAttctaaaaagaaaataaggtAAAATTCTGATTTTCACCCTTCTTGTTTGTAATTCTATAAACCAAAGTTACAAAATTATTGTCTCACTTTTTAATCGAAAGTGTTTATTTCTAAAGAATGGTGAAAAAAACAAACCTTATTTAGCTACTTTAggtctaaaataaaaatatatatatttgccttaattaattgaaaatactCATCTACTTTTTGAAAAAAACCATTTTTCTTTCTTAAAAATAACCCTTTTAGCTTTTAAAAAGAACCCTTTTGTTAATAACCAACCACATATTATGCatttattattttctataaaataattgtttttcgatactataaaataataattgtttAAAAGACAATTTCTTATAAAATAACTTTATCATATTTTCAATCCAATTAATCCCAAATGAAATTTAAAGATAATTTCTCtttcaaatttctttctttttttcataAAACATGTACTTAATTATTGTTAAAAGGATTTAATGCCCTTAGTAGTCTTTATTCATTTTTCATGGGCCCTAAACTGAGAAGACCCACTATAGAGTAAAGAATAATCACTATTTTCCGAATTTAAGCGAGATCAAACGTAATTACCGAATTCGGAACAATCTTAGACCAAAAGAAAACAACCCATTCCAACAATATCATATAtacgtgtgtatatatatatacacgagtAAAATGCTCCCCAAAAAGGAGCAAAGAAAACATATATAAAAATTGGAGCAATCACCAAAATCTGAAAATTGAGGCCCCCCCATGATTTGCAAAAGCATTGCTGTTGCACTTGCATGTGCTCTGCTTCAGTAGCCAAGGATTATCTCAACTACTATGGCCCAACCCCATGAATGAAAGGATATGGTGGCCCCATTTTTCAGTTAGGGACCAAATTTCGCCTGTCTGAAATCTAAATGGCTATTAAGATTTTTGAATTAGGATAGGGATTGAGATCCTCCAATGACATCATAAGACAATCCCcaatttccttcttttttttcaaCAAGCCATTTAATCCCCCCAATGAAAGGGGGGCCCGCCATCATCAATTATTGTGGACCTGCCTgcaataatttaattttcaaacaaAGGTACAATGATGAATGATTTTTGTACTCATTATATCTTCACTAATATTTGCTTTGTTCATTGCTGCCTTCACTACTTGTTTGTTTCCtcactttttttatattttctaccCCCCAATTCAATAAAATATACTATCAAGCTTCATGTCCCCATTTCTTTTCCTGGAAAACACAGAATGAAGTCACCATCTTCGCTAGCTATTTTTTGATAGTCAAATCCATTCTCAAATCATGAGATGGCC contains:
- the LOC108461766 gene encoding uncharacterized protein LOC108461766, yielding MWYLCVFYHRLLDYRKPEVESLADLFGAFEDKRRPGNRVLQWRLPQHHHPDSPFYFVDLPSEDVAKNIANRSILVKGIYELWGEGGSYEELEEAVKSYPDERKLPYLGSESTFKITVDSFGKVMSLLEQNERIRGLSYISFKGRVNLKNPDHNFWLMETDDIATNNGLPPVAQRRIFFGREVGGADRKLLPTYQLKSRNYLGPTAMDAEMAFLMANQAQAAPGKLVYDPFVGTGSILVSAAHFGAMTMGADIDIRVVRDGRGPDRNVWSNFKQYGLPMPIALLRADNNLPPWRPGLKEVFDAIICDPPYGVRAGGRKSGGRKLLKGVIGPYTVPDDKRADHIPSTAPYSLAECVHDLLDLAARMLVIGGRLVFFYPVSREEDSCEDHFPEHPCFELVATSEQILSSRYSRVLLTMVKTSSYTEELALAAWMKHLEFKANHSKWLEEGKNLHSSVFSPADVHHSGDSKLSKESKRKYRGKYV